A portion of the Gossypium arboreum isolate Shixiya-1 chromosome 8, ASM2569848v2, whole genome shotgun sequence genome contains these proteins:
- the LOC108468867 gene encoding FCS-Like Zinc finger 2 translates to MESSGPSRRPCFIEEDDGLASLVDMEAGYSGTHYQSCNQNGFFSRPLLCYSRRSSLRNLASSSSSSVFSPRFTRFYDARFEDHHYHQPHFLDACFLCKKPLGGNRDIFMYRGDTPFCSEECRQEQIDMDEALEKNRNLSSSMKALRKKEQRKSNSPNKAQDYPFYTGTVAAA, encoded by the exons ATGGAGTCTTCTGGTCCTTCAAGGAGGCCTTGTTttattgaagaagatgatggtttggcTTCTCTTGTAGACATGGAAGCTGGATATTCAGGAACCCATTACCAAAGTTGTAACCAAAATGGGTTTTTTTCAAGGCCTCTTTTGTGTTACTCAAGGAGGAGTAGTTTGAGGAATttggcttcttcttcttcttcttcggttTTCTCTCCGAGGTTTACTAGGTTTTATGATGCCAGATTTGAAGATCATCATTATCATCAACCCCATTTCTTGGATGCTTGTTTCCTTTGCAAGAAGCCTCTTGGGGGTAACCGTGACATCTTTATGTATAG AGGGGACACACCGTTCTGTAGTGAAGAGTGCAGACAAGAACAGATAGATATGGATGAAGCTTTGGAAAAGAACAGAAACCTTTCTTCTTCAATGAAAGCTCTGAGAAAGAAGGAGCAAAGGAAATCTAATTCTCCAAACAAAGCTCAAGATTACCCTTTCTATACAGGCACTGTTGCTGCTGCTTAA
- the LOC108468293 gene encoding uncharacterized protein LOC108468293 — MDECNKWQFTRFYGSPYYQEREATWRLLRQLRQTEENPWMVCGGFNEILYGFEKKYGLIREEERMKDFRKVLKDCNLIDLGFSGNWFTLEIGNLPETNIQELLDKGVANDVWVSLFPEYQICHLPHSFSDHCPLLITTRREIKKSAERKFKFEAWWVLEESFLETVRNLWDTSTVDLLHKLDCVRKGLQNWANGIRHSRKIKKDILHLKMAKLLEEEISDDNMEELIDTKFALNLEIENDKRYWEQRARINWLKLGDKNTAFFHKQATQRIRWNLIQKLQLEDGMETEVLEEMEEIARSYF; from the coding sequence ATGGATGAATGCAATAAATGGCAATTTACTAGGTTTTATGGATCACCTTATTATCAAGAGAGGGAGGCAACGTGGAGACTTTTAAGACAACTAAGGCAAACAGAAGAAAATCCATGGATGGTATGTGGAGGTTTTAACGAAATCCTGTATGGGTTTGAGAAAAAATATGGCCTAATTCGCGAGGAGGAAAGAATGAAAGATTTTCGAAAGGTACTGAAAGATTGTAATTTAATCGATTTAGGTTTTTCTGGGAACTGGTTCACATTGGAAATAGGTAATCTTCCAGAAACTAATATCCAAGAACTTTTAGACAAAGGGGTAGCTAATGATGTTTGGGTGTCTCTATTTCCAGAATATCAAATTTGTCATCTTCCTCATTCATTTTCAGATCATTGTCCACTACTTATAACCACAAGACGTGAAATTAAGAAGTCTGCCGAAAGGAAGTTCAAATTTGAAGCATGGTGGGTTCTTGAAGAATCTTTCTTGGAGACGGTTCGAAATTTATGGGACACTTCAACCGTGGACTTGTTACATAAATTGGATTGTGTTAGAAAGGGGCTGCAAAATTGGGCTAATGGTATTCGACATAGCAGAAAAATCAAGAAAGATATCTTACATTTAAAGATGGCAAAATTGCTTGAAGAAGAAATAAGCGATGACAATATGGAGGAGCTTATTGAtacaaaatttgcacttaatttAGAAATTGAAAACGATAAACGATATTGGGAACAGAGGGCGCGCATTAATTGGTTGAAATTAGGTGATAAAAATACTGCCTTTTTTCACAAGCAAGCAACACAGAGAATACGGTGGAATCTCATTCAGAAATTGCAACTTGAAGATGGTATGGAAACGGAAGTTTTGGAAGAAATGGAAGAAATAGCACgatcgtatttttaa